Proteins from one Microbacterium proteolyticum genomic window:
- a CDS encoding rhamnan synthesis F family protein yields the protein MKTAELIGDWTRPADTFPEDGKRLLVYVVFDRRGEVGDFVVYALERMREFCDTIVVVSNGPLTTGGRERLEALGDLVLERPNEGFDIWGYKHGLDAMADRLDEFDELLLVNDTWFGPIRPFAPLFERMNSHPLHFWGMTDHLRVEPHPFTHEGYLPYHLQSYWVAVRRQMFLSPEWEAYWRDLPQMTSYSDAVTKHEGVFTEHFTQRGFSGEVAFPTLTDKIENHAVLYAEQLIEAGCPTLKRRPFFQWPVFLDRVAVVGKWTLEAVERHGYPVELIFDDLARNVEPRVLNADAALLRVLSPTGDDYDPSRPLRTAVFAHIFYVEMTDEILDRAGYLPGTTDIIVTTPDADRARAIEEIIAARAPAGRTEVRVVASNNGRDQAAFLIGCRDILLSDEYDLVVKMHSKKTPQGGANVGRHFRRHQFENLLGGPHEAANVVALFQKQPGLGLAFPPTVHLGHPTMGHGWWANRPGVAELCRELGIRVPLDEISPLAPFGSMFFARPQALRLLVEREWTYEEFGGAEAYVDGGLAHVLERMPVYAAGELGYHSMTIATPQYLAKSYTAFDYNLDQMSATMPEDTQHQIEFLRRAGYIGWGTFRDFVDMWVRLHRPEARERIDRIFSRTETARGRLWRARQRLRRR from the coding sequence GTGAAGACCGCTGAATTGATCGGCGACTGGACGCGTCCGGCCGACACCTTCCCCGAGGACGGTAAGCGCCTGCTCGTCTACGTCGTCTTCGACCGTCGCGGCGAGGTGGGCGATTTCGTCGTGTACGCGCTGGAACGGATGCGCGAGTTCTGCGACACCATCGTCGTCGTCTCGAACGGTCCGTTGACGACCGGCGGTCGCGAGCGGCTGGAGGCGCTCGGGGATCTCGTGCTCGAACGCCCCAACGAGGGCTTCGACATCTGGGGGTACAAGCACGGCCTGGATGCCATGGCGGACCGCCTCGACGAGTTCGACGAACTGCTCCTGGTCAACGACACCTGGTTCGGTCCGATCCGGCCCTTCGCCCCCCTGTTCGAGCGCATGAACTCCCATCCCCTGCACTTCTGGGGCATGACCGATCACCTGCGCGTGGAACCTCATCCCTTCACCCACGAGGGCTACCTGCCGTATCACCTCCAGTCGTACTGGGTGGCGGTGCGCCGTCAGATGTTCCTCTCGCCCGAGTGGGAGGCGTACTGGCGCGACCTCCCGCAGATGACGTCGTACTCGGATGCCGTCACGAAGCACGAGGGCGTCTTCACCGAGCACTTCACTCAGCGGGGTTTCTCCGGCGAGGTGGCCTTCCCCACGCTCACCGACAAGATCGAGAACCACGCGGTGCTCTACGCCGAGCAGCTGATCGAGGCGGGGTGTCCGACGCTGAAGCGTCGCCCGTTCTTCCAATGGCCGGTGTTCCTGGACCGCGTCGCGGTGGTGGGCAAGTGGACCCTGGAGGCGGTCGAGCGTCACGGCTATCCCGTCGAGCTCATCTTCGACGACCTCGCGCGCAACGTCGAGCCCCGGGTCCTCAACGCCGACGCCGCCCTCCTGCGGGTGCTCTCGCCCACCGGCGACGACTACGATCCGTCCAGGCCCCTGCGCACCGCGGTCTTCGCCCACATCTTCTACGTGGAGATGACCGACGAGATCCTCGATCGGGCGGGCTACCTTCCGGGGACGACCGACATCATCGTCACGACGCCGGATGCCGACCGGGCACGGGCCATCGAGGAGATCATCGCCGCGCGCGCGCCGGCGGGCCGCACCGAGGTGCGGGTGGTTGCGTCGAACAACGGCCGCGATCAGGCCGCCTTCCTGATCGGATGCCGCGACATCCTGCTCTCCGACGAGTACGACCTCGTCGTGAAGATGCACTCCAAGAAGACACCGCAGGGCGGCGCGAACGTCGGCCGGCATTTCCGCCGGCACCAGTTCGAGAACCTCCTCGGCGGTCCCCACGAGGCCGCGAACGTGGTCGCGCTCTTCCAGAAGCAGCCCGGTCTCGGCCTCGCCTTCCCGCCGACCGTGCATCTGGGCCATCCGACGATGGGTCACGGCTGGTGGGCGAACCGGCCGGGGGTCGCGGAGTTGTGCCGCGAGCTCGGCATCCGCGTGCCCCTGGACGAGATCTCGCCGTTGGCGCCCTTCGGGTCGATGTTCTTCGCGCGGCCGCAGGCGCTGCGCCTGCTCGTGGAACGCGAGTGGACGTACGAGGAGTTCGGCGGGGCCGAAGCCTACGTCGACGGCGGGCTCGCGCACGTGCTCGAGCGGATGCCCGTGTACGCGGCCGGCGAGCTCGGCTACCACAGCATGACCATCGCCACGCCGCAGTATCTGGCGAAGAGCTACACGGCCTTCGATTACAACCTCGACCAGATGTCCGCGACCATGCCCGAGGACACGCAGCATCAGATCGAGTTCCTGCGTCGCGCGGGGTACATCGGCTGGGGAACGTTCCGGGACTTCGTCGACATGTGGGTGCGATTGCACCGCCCGGAAGCCCGGGAACGGATCGATCGGATCTTCTCCCGGACCGAGACGGCGCGCGGGCGCCTCTGGCGCGCGCGACAGCGGCTGCGACGGCGTTGA
- a CDS encoding ABC transporter permease translates to MPTSSPSGDNARFARLAEMPMRSVGVTPGLGLASLWTTLRDIFARREMLDLLVKRDIKARYKDSALGFVWALIRPLILLAIYFVVLGQFLGAARGIPDFAIFIFTGLTAMSLFQEIAVGGTGSIIANGGVVKKVYMPREIFPLAATGSALFNFLIQMGVLLVATLIAGKPPLHWQIVYVIPSLLLILVYGVAFALFFSAVNVYLRDVQYLVEVMTMLLMWLSPVLYAWHLAKEIITSPTLLEIYTNNPLTLAVLGFQRAFWLAGDGLEQPAHLVLRMAVALLIGLVLLVLSHRVFVRLQGNFAQEL, encoded by the coding sequence ATGCCCACCTCTTCACCCTCCGGGGATAACGCGCGCTTCGCACGGCTCGCGGAGATGCCGATGCGTTCGGTCGGCGTCACCCCGGGTCTCGGGCTGGCGTCGCTGTGGACGACGCTGCGCGACATCTTCGCGCGGCGCGAGATGCTCGACCTTCTCGTCAAGCGCGACATCAAGGCGAGGTACAAGGACTCCGCCCTCGGTTTCGTCTGGGCGCTGATCCGGCCGCTCATCCTGCTGGCCATCTACTTCGTGGTTCTCGGCCAGTTCCTGGGCGCGGCGCGGGGTATCCCGGATTTCGCGATCTTCATCTTCACCGGTCTGACGGCGATGAGCCTGTTCCAGGAGATCGCCGTGGGCGGCACCGGATCGATCATCGCCAACGGCGGTGTGGTGAAGAAGGTGTACATGCCGCGCGAGATCTTCCCGCTCGCGGCCACCGGGTCCGCCCTGTTCAACTTCCTCATCCAGATGGGCGTGCTCCTGGTCGCGACGCTCATCGCGGGCAAGCCCCCGCTGCACTGGCAGATCGTCTACGTCATCCCGTCGCTTCTGCTGATCCTCGTCTACGGCGTCGCGTTCGCGCTCTTCTTCTCCGCGGTCAACGTGTACCTCCGCGACGTGCAGTACCTCGTCGAGGTCATGACGATGCTGCTCATGTGGCTCTCGCCCGTTCTGTACGCCTGGCATCTGGCGAAGGAGATCATCACCAGCCCGACGCTGTTGGAGATCTACACGAACAACCCGTTGACCCTGGCCGTCCTCGGATTCCAACGGGCGTTCTGGCTGGCCGGCGACGGGCTCGAACAGCCCGCGCATCTCGTTCTCCGCATGGCTGTCGCCCTGCTGATCGGACTCGTCCTCCTCGTGCTCAGCCACCGGGTCTTCGTGCGTCTACAGGGCAACTTCGCCCAGGAACTGTGA
- a CDS encoding ABC transporter ATP-binding protein, translating to MSFDVAPVSARPEVVVLTDVSKRFVVRKDTSIKERLVTLGRAGRRHRQDFWALSDVSLDIRAGNTIGLIGHNGSGKSTLLKVIGGIIQPTSGDVRQRGRVAALIELGAGFHPDLTGRENVYLNASVLGLSREETRASFDDILDFSGVGDFIDTQVKFYSSGMFVRLAFAIAVHTDPDILLVDEVLAVGDEQFQRKCLNKIKEFQREGRTIIIVSHALDQIEELCDRVILMDKGRVAFDGLADAAVERFRELLEEGSGKVAARPDQITRAAEIVSVEMRRADGDRANDFDSGDSFRVAITVRGLRSLDQWALGFSIDTSSGVLALASNTSMLGASVPPLHAGETVTVEVDVDGARFNPGSYWVNANLHGISESTSHALMQGAEFTIHGRSDSLGSVPAAVRFH from the coding sequence ATGTCGTTTGACGTGGCTCCCGTCTCGGCGCGCCCCGAGGTCGTCGTGCTCACCGACGTGTCCAAGCGCTTCGTGGTGCGCAAGGACACCTCGATCAAGGAGCGCCTCGTCACGCTCGGTCGGGCCGGGCGTCGACACCGTCAGGATTTCTGGGCGCTCAGCGACGTGAGCCTGGACATCCGGGCGGGGAACACCATCGGTCTCATCGGGCACAACGGCTCCGGGAAGAGCACGCTGCTCAAGGTCATCGGCGGCATCATCCAGCCGACCTCCGGAGACGTGCGCCAGCGCGGCCGTGTCGCCGCGCTGATCGAGCTCGGGGCCGGATTCCATCCCGACCTCACCGGTCGTGAGAACGTCTACCTCAACGCCTCGGTCCTCGGTCTGAGCCGCGAGGAGACGCGCGCGAGCTTCGACGACATCCTCGACTTCTCGGGCGTCGGCGACTTCATCGACACGCAGGTGAAGTTCTACTCCTCGGGGATGTTCGTGCGTCTCGCGTTCGCGATCGCGGTGCACACCGATCCCGACATCCTGCTCGTGGACGAGGTGCTCGCCGTCGGCGATGAGCAGTTCCAGCGCAAGTGCCTCAACAAGATCAAGGAGTTCCAGCGCGAAGGACGCACGATCATCATCGTGTCGCACGCTCTGGATCAGATCGAGGAACTCTGCGATCGCGTCATCCTGATGGACAAGGGCCGTGTGGCTTTCGACGGTCTGGCCGACGCCGCGGTGGAGCGCTTCCGCGAACTGCTCGAGGAGGGGTCGGGAAAGGTCGCCGCGCGGCCCGACCAGATCACGCGTGCCGCCGAGATCGTGTCCGTCGAGATGCGCCGGGCCGACGGGGACCGCGCCAACGACTTCGACAGCGGCGACTCCTTCCGCGTCGCCATCACGGTACGGGGTCTGCGCTCCCTCGATCAGTGGGCGCTCGGCTTCAGCATCGACACGTCATCGGGCGTGCTCGCACTGGCATCCAACACGAGCATGCTCGGTGCGTCGGTGCCGCCGCTGCACGCGGGCGAGACCGTGACCGTCGAGGTCGACGTCGACGGGGCGCGCTTCAATCCGGGCAGCTACTGGGTCAACGCCAACCTGCACGGCATCAGCGAATCCACCTCGCACGCGCTCATGCAGGGCGCCGAGTTCACGATCCACGGGCGAAGCGACTCGCTCGGATCCGTTCCCGCGGCGGTCCGCTTCCACTGA
- a CDS encoding glycosyltransferase family protein — translation MIGTLRSLWRSARDRPAFRPLVARLDRLWWARAIAHADIVDLDYVRAQTGRALSANAAIRRYVSGGYRDGFRLNPLFVDTAVGDHLPEAWRVPALYAYLVANPRGLQVSPLWDAVAYGERHPQSWDEAGGPVAHAWHRRGEHSLPFGPDALPSPVPWPELSRVITDAAHRARVGGEVPAQPGVTPLARELIIALGPQEWDFDESLAEAVAFAAVPGQGAAIAVLDERCEDWVLARVAAASTERIRVARRRHDDAAAALEELRTSSVADVLVVRGPNQTLSAADATVLAGRVERMTPGGFLAPVWLDADGTIAAAGASSEGRFLAGHPVEDLTVLARGEEALEVPALAGSTFAARRLDIVTPLAGPDAAASVARGGTAVLALDVFTRTRSAVAAAQLPALPSDADALLRRAGWERTAAGPAPRLRRPSRETVLADGTRAPVLRWALRTAIPVGPRAEGWGDTHFARALAAALRRLGQEVVIDAYAARDRATRHLDDVTVALRGPEPLAASPFGVSILWIISHPDQIGPDDVEGFDAVFAASEPWARRATRELGVSIRPLLQCTDVTRFHPSGATRGDDILFVGTARGILRPSVVEPIRAGIPVTVIGPDWRGWIPADRIAATGVSNDALPHLYESAGVVLNDHWPAMQKQGFIGNRLFDVIAAGGRAISDRVEGIDELFGGAVRVYDEIPELIALLSGDLDAAFPAAAELGRIGEDVRTAHSFDARARSLLDAALRAR, via the coding sequence ATGATCGGCACCCTGCGATCCCTGTGGCGGTCGGCGCGCGATCGGCCCGCGTTCCGCCCGCTCGTGGCGCGTCTGGACCGACTCTGGTGGGCCCGCGCGATCGCTCACGCCGACATCGTCGACCTCGACTACGTGCGCGCGCAGACGGGGCGCGCGCTGAGCGCGAACGCGGCGATCCGGCGCTACGTCTCGGGCGGCTACCGCGACGGGTTCCGACTGAACCCGCTCTTCGTCGATACGGCCGTGGGCGATCACCTCCCCGAGGCGTGGCGCGTCCCGGCGCTGTACGCCTACCTCGTCGCCAACCCCCGCGGACTCCAGGTGAGCCCGCTCTGGGACGCCGTCGCGTACGGCGAGCGGCATCCGCAGTCGTGGGACGAGGCGGGCGGCCCAGTGGCTCACGCCTGGCATCGACGCGGGGAGCATTCGCTTCCCTTCGGCCCGGACGCCCTGCCCTCGCCCGTGCCGTGGCCGGAGCTGTCGCGCGTGATCACGGATGCCGCGCACCGCGCGCGGGTCGGTGGTGAAGTGCCCGCGCAGCCGGGGGTCACCCCCCTCGCCCGCGAGCTGATCATCGCCCTCGGCCCGCAGGAGTGGGATTTCGACGAGTCCCTGGCCGAGGCCGTGGCCTTCGCCGCCGTTCCCGGCCAGGGCGCCGCGATCGCCGTGCTCGACGAGCGGTGCGAGGACTGGGTGCTGGCGCGCGTCGCCGCCGCCTCCACGGAGCGCATCCGGGTGGCGCGCCGACGACACGACGACGCCGCGGCCGCCCTGGAGGAGTTGCGCACGTCATCCGTCGCCGATGTCCTCGTCGTGCGGGGACCGAACCAGACCCTGAGCGCCGCGGATGCGACCGTCCTCGCCGGTCGCGTGGAGCGGATGACGCCCGGGGGGTTCCTCGCCCCCGTGTGGCTCGACGCCGATGGGACGATCGCCGCTGCCGGCGCCTCGTCGGAGGGCCGGTTCCTGGCCGGGCACCCCGTGGAGGACCTCACGGTGCTGGCGCGCGGCGAGGAGGCTCTGGAGGTCCCCGCCCTCGCCGGGTCGACTTTCGCCGCGCGGCGCCTCGACATCGTCACGCCGCTGGCCGGACCCGACGCCGCGGCGTCCGTGGCGAGGGGAGGGACCGCTGTCCTGGCCCTCGACGTCTTCACGCGCACACGCTCCGCCGTCGCCGCCGCACAGCTCCCCGCGCTCCCCTCCGACGCGGATGCGCTTCTTCGTCGCGCCGGATGGGAGCGCACCGCGGCGGGGCCCGCGCCGCGGTTGCGCCGACCGTCTCGCGAGACCGTGCTTGCCGACGGCACGCGTGCGCCGGTGCTGCGATGGGCCCTGCGGACCGCCATCCCCGTGGGGCCGCGCGCCGAAGGCTGGGGGGACACCCACTTCGCGCGCGCCCTGGCCGCCGCCCTCCGCCGTCTCGGGCAGGAGGTCGTCATCGATGCCTACGCCGCGCGCGATCGGGCCACGCGCCACCTCGACGACGTCACTGTCGCCCTCCGCGGACCCGAGCCGCTCGCGGCCTCCCCCTTCGGCGTATCGATCCTGTGGATCATCAGCCACCCCGATCAGATCGGCCCCGACGACGTCGAGGGCTTCGACGCCGTCTTCGCGGCGTCCGAACCCTGGGCGCGGCGCGCGACGCGCGAGCTCGGGGTGAGTATCCGTCCGCTCCTGCAATGCACCGACGTCACGCGGTTCCACCCGTCCGGGGCGACGCGAGGCGATGACATCCTCTTCGTCGGCACCGCTCGCGGCATCCTCCGCCCATCCGTCGTCGAACCCATCCGGGCGGGGATCCCGGTGACCGTCATCGGGCCGGACTGGCGCGGATGGATCCCCGCCGACCGCATCGCCGCGACGGGCGTGAGCAACGACGCCCTCCCGCACCTCTACGAAAGCGCTGGAGTGGTGCTCAACGACCACTGGCCGGCGATGCAGAAGCAGGGTTTCATCGGCAACCGGCTGTTCGACGTCATCGCCGCCGGAGGGCGCGCGATCAGCGACCGCGTCGAGGGGATCGATGAGCTGTTCGGCGGCGCGGTGCGCGTGTACGACGAGATCCCCGAGCTGATCGCCCTGCTCTCGGGCGACCTGGATGCCGCCTTCCCCGCCGCGGCGGAACTCGGGCGGATCGGCGAGGACGTGCGCACCGCCCATTCGTTCGATGCGCGAGCCCGATCGTTGCTGGACGCGGCCCTCCGCGCGAGATGA
- a CDS encoding glycosyltransferase family 4 protein gives MTRVLVDLLFFTGKQGGTETVARQVYSRLAERPGWEFVGYASSELVAAGAEWFPGRLIDSGLQCDKRPQWAWGEVFGVSRAARSVGADLIHSPANFGPPRPGVPLVLTLHDMLAFKRPEFLPSKAGVLPTKLLISGAARAASHIVTDSEAARADILEITGRDAADVTVVFPGGSGVRRDVAEQPRSGLFSLGNRMPHKNFPRLLEALALLPEASRPVLTISGSHGDDPLRAVAADLGIEKWVDLRGWLTQDEVENLYRTSAAVVFPTLFEGFGLPVLEGMERGCPVICSDIPVLREVGGDAVRYFDPLDPADIARQIERTLADPAARATMVEDGRERAGLFTWDATAEGMLEAFGRVTR, from the coding sequence GTGACCCGTGTACTCGTCGATCTGCTGTTCTTCACGGGCAAGCAGGGCGGCACCGAGACCGTGGCGCGTCAGGTCTACTCGCGGCTCGCGGAGCGACCCGGCTGGGAGTTCGTGGGCTATGCGAGCAGCGAACTCGTCGCCGCCGGTGCGGAGTGGTTCCCTGGTCGCCTCATCGACTCGGGACTCCAGTGCGACAAGCGACCGCAGTGGGCGTGGGGAGAAGTGTTCGGGGTGTCCCGGGCAGCACGGTCGGTCGGCGCCGACCTCATCCACTCCCCCGCGAACTTCGGTCCGCCGCGTCCCGGCGTGCCCCTCGTCCTCACCCTGCACGACATGCTGGCGTTCAAGCGCCCCGAGTTCCTGCCCAGCAAGGCTGGTGTGCTGCCGACGAAGCTCCTGATCTCCGGCGCCGCCCGCGCCGCATCCCACATCGTCACGGACTCCGAGGCCGCGCGGGCCGACATCCTCGAGATCACCGGCCGGGATGCCGCGGATGTCACCGTCGTCTTCCCCGGCGGATCGGGCGTCCGTCGCGACGTCGCCGAGCAGCCGCGTTCCGGGCTGTTCAGCCTCGGCAACCGCATGCCGCACAAGAACTTCCCCCGCCTTCTGGAGGCGCTCGCCCTCCTCCCCGAAGCGAGTCGTCCGGTCCTGACGATCTCCGGCAGCCACGGCGACGACCCGCTGCGCGCGGTCGCGGCCGACCTCGGTATCGAGAAGTGGGTGGATCTCCGCGGCTGGCTCACCCAAGACGAGGTCGAGAACCTCTACCGCACGTCCGCCGCGGTCGTGTTCCCCACGCTCTTCGAAGGCTTCGGGCTGCCCGTGCTGGAAGGCATGGAGCGCGGCTGCCCCGTCATCTGCTCGGACATCCCCGTGCTCCGCGAGGTCGGCGGCGACGCGGTGCGCTACTTCGACCCGCTCGATCCGGCCGACATCGCCCGCCAGATCGAGCGGACGCTCGCCGACCCCGCCGCTCGGGCGACCATGGTGGAAGACGGCCGCGAGCGCGCCGGGCTGTTCACCTGGGATGCCACGGCCGAGGGCATGCTCGAGGCGTTCGGGCGCGTCACGCGCTGA
- a CDS encoding glycosyltransferase family 2 protein, giving the protein MTSPSPNDAVELTILMPCLNEAETLEVCIRKAQGFLQRSGIRGEVLISDNGSTDGSQAIAERLGARVSHAPRRGYGAALINGIDQARGEYVIMADADDSYDFENLEPFVERLRAGADLVMGNRFKGGIAPGAMPPLHKYLGNPVLSFIGELFFRPGIRDFHCGLRGFNRARIRELDLQTTGMEFASEMVVRASLARYRIEEVPTTLKKDGRSRPPHLRSWHDGWRHLRFLLLFAPRWLFVYPGLVAFFLGAITVGVLAFGGVNIGGVGFDVTTMVYASALCVIGFQSLLFFWLTKLYATQEGFLPTSERYRRIVAKWSAERGLLIGVGLFLLGVIIGIVQVAIWGSTDFGAQNAAQAVRIAVPSALLIILGFQTAMMSFFSGVLTTPRREQRPEAVIES; this is encoded by the coding sequence GTGACCTCTCCTTCCCCGAACGACGCCGTCGAACTGACGATCCTCATGCCCTGTCTCAACGAGGCGGAGACCCTCGAGGTGTGCATCCGCAAGGCGCAGGGCTTCCTCCAGCGCAGCGGCATCCGCGGTGAGGTCCTCATCTCCGACAACGGCAGCACCGACGGCTCGCAGGCGATCGCCGAGCGTCTCGGCGCCCGCGTCTCGCACGCCCCGCGCCGTGGCTACGGCGCCGCGCTCATCAACGGCATCGACCAGGCCCGCGGCGAGTACGTGATCATGGCGGATGCCGACGACAGCTACGACTTCGAGAACCTCGAGCCCTTCGTCGAGCGGCTCCGGGCCGGGGCCGACCTCGTCATGGGCAACCGCTTCAAGGGCGGGATCGCCCCCGGCGCCATGCCGCCGCTGCACAAGTACCTGGGCAACCCGGTGCTGTCCTTCATCGGAGAGCTGTTCTTCCGCCCCGGCATCCGCGACTTCCACTGCGGACTCCGCGGCTTCAACCGCGCCCGCATCCGCGAGCTCGACCTGCAGACGACGGGCATGGAGTTCGCCTCCGAGATGGTGGTGCGCGCCTCGCTCGCCCGCTACCGGATCGAAGAGGTCCCCACGACGCTCAAGAAGGACGGCCGCTCGCGCCCGCCGCACCTGCGCAGCTGGCACGACGGCTGGCGCCACCTGCGCTTCCTCCTGCTGTTCGCGCCCCGGTGGCTCTTCGTCTACCCCGGGCTCGTGGCGTTCTTCCTGGGGGCGATCACGGTGGGCGTCCTCGCCTTCGGCGGGGTCAACATCGGCGGCGTCGGCTTCGACGTCACCACGATGGTGTACGCCAGCGCCCTCTGCGTCATCGGCTTCCAATCGCTGCTCTTCTTCTGGCTGACCAAGCTCTACGCGACGCAGGAGGGCTTCCTCCCCACGAGCGAGAGATACCGGCGGATCGTGGCGAAGTGGTCGGCCGAACGCGGTCTGCTGATCGGTGTCGGGCTGTTCCTTCTCGGCGTCATCATCGGCATCGTGCAGGTCGCGATCTGGGGCAGCACCGACTTCGGCGCGCAGAACGCCGCCCAGGCGGTGCGCATCGCGGTCCCCAGCGCGCTGCTGATCATCCTGGGCTTCCAGACCGCCATGATGAGCTTCTTCTCGGGCGTGCTCACCACGCCCCGGCGCGAGCAGCGCCCCGAAGCCGTCATCGAGAGCTAG
- a CDS encoding glycosyltransferase family 4 protein has product MAAPATVAVAYDCLFPYSTGGGERQYRAFADEIGARGLDVDYLTSVQWDGAVPSEENFRIVPVSGRLSLYSADGVRRIPAALAYAAGLFRALLRSRGRYDALIVSGLPIFNVFAARLALLGTRTRVVVDYLEVWHRRQWVEYSGAVTGTIAWLLQRCAIAVTPLATCHSQLSATRLRREGLRRAPLVSPGLIDGAVDAAPTSSASQPPYVLYAGRHIPDKRVEALPAAVAEARAFIPDLRLVVLGSGPSSARIRGEVDRVGGRDWTDFPGFVDDDELDSLMHGALALINPSRREGYGLVVVEANAHGTPVVLVADEGNAATELIDEGVNGVVAPRTSPTDLARAIRAVADGGDDLRRSARAWYDTAVGTRTIRRTVEGILSALQLPTAPAPRNTKEDTP; this is encoded by the coding sequence GTGGCCGCGCCGGCGACCGTGGCGGTCGCGTACGACTGCCTGTTCCCGTACTCCACCGGGGGCGGGGAGCGGCAGTACCGCGCGTTCGCCGACGAGATCGGGGCGCGGGGGCTCGACGTCGACTACCTCACGTCCGTCCAGTGGGACGGAGCGGTGCCGTCGGAGGAGAACTTCCGGATCGTCCCGGTCAGCGGACGCCTGTCGCTGTACTCCGCCGACGGAGTCCGCCGCATCCCCGCCGCCCTCGCCTACGCCGCCGGCCTGTTCCGGGCGTTGCTGCGCAGCCGCGGCCGGTACGACGCCCTCATCGTGAGCGGTCTTCCGATCTTCAACGTCTTCGCCGCGCGTCTCGCGCTCCTCGGCACTCGGACGCGCGTCGTGGTCGACTACCTCGAGGTCTGGCACCGCCGCCAGTGGGTGGAGTATTCCGGTGCGGTCACCGGCACGATCGCGTGGCTGCTGCAGCGGTGCGCGATCGCCGTCACCCCTCTCGCGACGTGCCATTCGCAGCTGAGCGCCACGCGCCTCCGCCGAGAAGGGCTGCGCCGCGCGCCGCTCGTGAGCCCCGGACTCATCGACGGTGCCGTGGATGCCGCCCCGACCTCATCGGCATCCCAGCCCCCGTACGTCCTCTACGCGGGGCGGCACATCCCCGACAAGCGCGTCGAGGCGCTCCCCGCCGCGGTCGCGGAGGCCCGCGCCTTCATCCCCGATCTGCGGCTGGTCGTGCTCGGTTCAGGTCCCAGCTCGGCTCGGATCCGCGGCGAGGTCGACCGGGTCGGCGGCAGGGACTGGACCGACTTCCCGGGTTTCGTCGACGACGACGAACTCGACTCCCTCATGCACGGCGCGCTGGCCCTGATCAACCCGTCCCGCCGCGAGGGCTACGGACTCGTCGTGGTCGAGGCGAACGCCCACGGCACGCCCGTCGTCCTCGTCGCCGACGAGGGCAACGCCGCCACCGAGCTGATCGACGAGGGCGTCAACGGCGTCGTCGCGCCCCGCACCTCCCCCACCGACCTCGCCCGGGCGATCCGGGCCGTCGCCGACGGCGGTGACGACCTGCGCCGCTCCGCGCGCGCCTGGTACGACACCGCCGTGGGCACCCGTACCATCCGACGCACCGTGGAGGGGATCCTGTCGGCGCTGCAGCTGCCGACAGCCCCCGCACCGCGGAACACGAAAGAAGACACGCCGTGA